In one window of SAR116 cluster alpha proteobacterium HIMB100 DNA:
- a CDS encoding NADH/F420H2 dehydrogenase, subunit C (PFAM: Respiratory-chain NADH dehydrogenase, 30 Kd subunit~TIGRFAM: NADH (or F420H2) dehydrogenase, subunit C): protein MTEPSQPELNTPSDNNRSVADDKLTSIAERLSSLFGESCRLERAGGELRLRCDVSDLLYVLKTLRDDPVLQFKQLSDLTAVDYPERAQRFDVVYQMLSLALNARIRVLTSVEDGDIVPSAIDLFASANWAEREVWDMFGIFFSGHPDLRRLLTDYGFEGHPLRKDFPLTGYVEVRYNDTERRVVYEPVHLTQEYRDFDFLSPWEGMQLSPAEQNGADTSEGEA from the coding sequence ATGACAGAGCCATCACAGCCAGAACTGAATACCCCCTCAGATAACAACCGATCTGTTGCTGATGACAAGTTAACGTCTATTGCAGAGCGGCTGTCGTCTTTGTTTGGCGAGTCTTGCCGGTTAGAAAGAGCGGGCGGCGAGCTGCGCCTGAGGTGTGATGTGTCTGACCTGCTTTATGTGCTGAAAACACTAAGAGATGATCCTGTTCTGCAGTTCAAGCAGCTGAGTGACTTGACAGCTGTTGATTATCCCGAACGTGCGCAGCGCTTTGACGTTGTTTATCAGATGCTGTCTTTGGCACTTAATGCGCGGATCCGCGTTCTGACTTCGGTTGAGGATGGCGATATCGTGCCGTCTGCTATTGATTTGTTTGCCTCTGCCAATTGGGCTGAGCGTGAAGTTTGGGACATGTTTGGGATTTTCTTCTCAGGTCATCCTGATCTGCGGCGTTTGCTGACAGATTACGGTTTTGAGGGGCATCCTTTGCGTAAGGATTTCCCACTGACAGGTTATGTTGAGGTACGATATAACGATACAGAGCGCAGGGTTGTGTATGAGCCTGTGCATCTGACGCAGGAATATCGAGATTTTGACTTCCTGAGTCCTTGGGAAGGCATGCAATTATCGCCTGCAGAACAGAATGGTGCCGACACATCAGAAGGGGAGGCCTGA